Below is a genomic region from Cellulomonas sp. P24.
GGGTGTCGAGAGCGGCCCCGAGGTCGGCGCGCCAGACGTTGTGGCCGTCGATCACGCCGCCGACCACGGTCTTGCCGGCCAGACCGGCGACGGGACCGGTGGGAAGCGTGCCGCGCACCAGGTCGAGCGTGAGGCCCTCGACGTCGGTCGCCGCGAGCACCGGGAGCGCGTCGCCGAGACCGCCGTACGGCGCGCCGACGAGGATCGCCGGTCGGGCCGGACGCGCGAGGTCCGTCGCCAGCGCGGCGTACGCCTCGGTGAGTGCGGCGTAGACGCGGTCGGCGGGCACGTCGATCGCGTCCGAGACCAGCGCGGGCTCGTCGAGCTGCACCCACGTGGCACCGGCCGCAGCGAACGCCTCGAGGAGCTGGGCGTACACGGGCAGCAGGTCCGCGAGGCGGTCGAGCGGGACGAAGCCCTCCGGGGATCCCTCGGCGGCCTTCGCGAGGGCGAGGAAGGTCACCGGGCCGACGAGCACCGGTCGGGTCAGCACGCCCTCGGCCAGCGCCTCCGCGAACTCCCGCACCGGGCGGTCGTCGGCGAAGCGGAACACGGTGCCCGGGCCGATCTCCGGCACGAGGTAGTGGTAGTTCGTGTCGAACCACTTGGTCATCTCGGCGGGGAGGTCGTCGCCCGCGCCGCGCGCCACCGTCGAGTACCCGGCGAGGTCGAGGCGGCCGTCGGCGTCGGCCAGGCCGGCGAAGCGCGCCGGGATCGCGCCGACGACCGTCGCGGCGTCGAGCATGTGGTCGTAGAACGAGAAGGCCGACGGGATCGCCGGGACGTCGGTCCGCAGCCCGAGCTCGGCCAGGCGCGTGCGCGTCCGGCGACGCAGCTCGGTCGCGGTCGCCTCGACGTCGGCGGCCGTCGCCCTGCCGGCCCAGAAGGCCTCGATGGACTTCTTGAGCTCGCGCCGGGGCCCGACGCGCGGGTACCCGAGGACGGTGCCGGAACCCAGGTCGGGAACGGCGGTGGTGGTGTCGGTCATGTCAGCCCCTTGAAGGAATGGACGTGGACGGTGGTGCCTGGACCCGCGGCGCATCGGCCACGTCGGGAGCCGTCGGGGCCCCTCCGCCGAGGTGTGCACCCTCGAGCAGGTCAAGTGCGGCTTGGTGCGTGTTGAACGTGTAGATGTGGACGCCCGGGGCGCCACCGTCCAGCACGCGGGTGACGAGCTCCACGCTGGCACGGATGCCGACGCGGTGCCGGGCGACGGGGTCGTCCTCGGCGGCGAGCGTGGCGAGGAGGTCACGGGGGACCTCGACGCCGGTCAGCTCCTGAACCCGCAGCAGGCGGGCCGGGTCGGTGGTGGGGATGATCCCCGGGATGATCGGGATCGTCACGCCGGCCTCGCGAGCGGCCGCGACCATGTCCAGGTAGCACTCGGCGTCGAAGAACACCTGCGTGATCGCGAAGTCCGCCCCCGAGGCCTGCTTGTCGAGCAGGGCCTGGATGTCCTGGTCGCGCGTGCTCCCGGCGCCGGCGTTGCCCCGCGGGAAGGCCGCGACGGCAACGGACAGTGGGCGGACGGCGCCTCGCACCTTCTGGGACGGCGACCCGGCGGCGCGGCGCGACTCGATCTTGCGGAGCAGGGACACCAGGTCGCTCGCGGTGTGCAGGCCGTCCGGGTGCGGGTGCCAGTCGGGCTGACCGACGGGCGGGTCGCCGCGCAGGGCGAGGAAGGACCGCACCCCCTCGTCGAGGAACTCCTCGACGACCTGGGTGATCTCCGCGCGCGAGACCCCGACGCAGGTCAGGTGGGCGATCGGGTTGAGCGACGTCTCGCGGAGCAGGCGGCGGACGAGCGCGCGCGTGGTGTACCGGGTGGCGCCGGACGCGCCGTAGGTGACGGAGACGAAGTCGGGGCGTGCGGTCGCGAGGGCCTCGATGGTGGCCCAGAGCTTCGGCGCCGCGTCCGGGTTGCGGGGCGGGAACAGCTCGAAGGAGACGGTGGGCCGGTCGACGGCGGTCACGGAGCTGCCACGGGCCGTGCCGGACGGCGGCCGGTGACCTGAGGGTCGCGGTCGTCGCGGGTAGCGCTGGACATGGTGCACTCCATCGGTCCTGGCGGAAGCACCCACGCCCGCGGGGAAGGGGGTTGCTGCGACGTCACCGAGCCAGGTCTCTCGGTCGCTCTGGATGGTGCCGGAATCATAGGCAGCCGTATCAGCATGTGACAACGCGTGCCCATATGGTGGACGTGCCGTCTCGACCTGCGGTCACGCCGCAGACTCCCCGGCGACCGTTCGACCCGGACCGTCGCCGGACATGCGTCGGGCGCAGGTCGGGCCCGGGTCAAGTGGAGCGAACTGCCACGACACGCCCGCGTGTCGGTGGCAGTTCGCTCCACTTGACAGGTGTCGGGACGGGGTCGGACGGGGTTGGGCCGGGAGGGCTACGGCGTGGCAGCGGGGCAGCCGACGAGGTGGTCGTCGACCAACCCGCACGCCTGCATCGCCGCGTACGCGGTCGTGGGGCCGACGAACTGGAACCCGGCGACCTTGAGGGCCCGGGCGAGGGCCGCCGACTCGGTCGTCTTCGCGGGGACGTTCGCCCACGTGACCGGGCGCGCGCGGGGGCCCGCCGGGGCGAAGGACCAGAACAGCTCGTCGAGCGTGCGCCCGGAGTCCCAGAGTGCGACCAGCGCGCGGGCGTTGGCGATCGTCGCCGCGACCTTGGCGCGATTCCGCACGATCCGGGCGTCCGACAGCAGCCGGGCGACGTCGTCGTCCCCGAACGTCGCGACGACGCGCGGGTCGAAGCCCGCGAAGGCCTCGCGGAAGGCCGGACGCTTGCGCAGGATCGTGATCCACGCGAGCCCCGACTGGAACGCCTCCAGGCTCATCCGCTCGAACAGCTCGTGCTCGCCGTGCACAGCGCGACCCCACTCGTGGTCGTGGTACGCCGCGTAGAGCGGGTCGCCGTCGCCGAAGCACCGACCGGTCGGGAGCGTGCCGGCGGCGCCGGGTGCATCCGGTGCGCTGGGCGCGCCCGGCATGTCCGAGGTGCCGGCTGTCACGAGACGCGCCGGGCCGTGATGCGGCCGGCCGCCACCGCCTCGTCGGACAGCGTGAGATCGCCGTCGTCCGCCGGTGCGGCGAGATCGAGCAGAGCGGCGTGGACAGCCATGAGGACCTCGGCGCTCGGGGGACCGGCCGGTGCGCCGGGAGTGACACGCACCGCTCCCGTGCGGCTGTCCAGCAGATCCATGACCCGGATATTACGACGCATGACGGACGAATCGGCCGTCCGACGCACGTCGATCACGCGATCAGCCGGCCCGACCGATCACGTCGTGCCGCGCCGCCGCAACGGTGTGCGGAGCCTGCGCGGACGGGTCCACTGCCTGGGGATGCCGAAGAACGGGGTCGGCGGCGGCACCGGGACACGGTCGAGCCCCTCGCGCACGGCCTCGAGGACCTCCTCGTTGGGGGGCTCCAGGGGTCCCTCGAGCGCACGCGCCGCCATGGCCACGTCGTCGGGCTCGGGGATGGAGGTCATACGCCACTGTAGGTCTCGGCGACCGGGACGCGAGCGGTGGACGAGGGAAATTCATCCACTCGGCTGAGGCGTCGTGCGGCAGGCGTCAGGACAGGGCGGTCAACGCTGTCCGGATCCGCTTCTCCGACACCGGGACGGGTGTCCCGAGCTGCTGGGCGAAGAAGCTGACGCGCAGCTCCTCGAGCATCCACCGGATCTCCGCCAGCCCGGCCGTCCGTGCGGCATCCGGTGCGGCCGCTGCCGCGGCAGCCCTCGCGTCGTCGTAGGCGTCCTGGAGCTCGTGCACGCGCCAGGCGAGCTCCGCGTCCCGGTTCGGGTTCTCGGTCGCCTTCGCCAGTCGCAGCCGCGCGGCGCGGAGGTAGCGGGCAAGGTGGGGGAGCCGTGCGGCGCCGACCTCGCTCACGAACCCCGCGTGGACGAGCGCCGCCGACTGGTCACGGATGTCGGTGAGGGTGTTGAGGAGGGCCAGGCTCGTCGCGGCGCGGACCTCACCGTCCAGCTCACGTGCGACGCCGAGCACCGTGACGACGTCGCCGACCACGCGGTGCACCGCGTCCTCGAGCCCCGCGCGGACGGCCGTGCGTGCGGCGGTCCACGTCGCCAGGTCGCGCGGGTCGATGGGCGACCCTCCCGGTCCGGGCGCCGAGCCGGCGCCGAGCAGGACGTCGATCGCGGCGAGCTGGACGTCGGCCACGAGGTCGTCGGTGGTGCGGTACGGGCTCGCGGCGAGCGTGAGCGCCTGCGTCCCGGACCAGCGGGTCGTGACGCGTGGCGTCGACAGCCCGACGTCGAGCAGGAGGAGCCGGCGCACGCCGCGGTGGTGCTCGGCGGACGCCCGCACCTCGTCACCGAGGACCCGGAGAGCGACGGTGGCGGAGCCGTCGCGCGCCGGCTCCTCGACGAGCGCGGGGTACCCGTGGATCCGGTGTCCCGACGCGCCGGTCGTGGTGACCAGCGTCGGCAGCTCCGCGAGGTCCGGCGGCCACGTCCGCAGTCCCGTCCTCTCGATGATCCCCGTTCCCGCGCCCGCCTCCGCCTCTGCCTCCGCGACCGCGCCCGTCGAGTGGAGCGAACTGTCACCGACACGCGGGCGTGTCGTGACAGTTCGCTCCACTCGACCGGTTGGGGAGGGGGTGGTGGGCGACGGCGGCGCGGCCTCGGTGGAGGAGCGGACCGCCGACCGCACGGCCGAGCGGACCGCGACCCGCACCGCGTCCTCGTTGCGCGCAGCGAGCTGCCGCTGCAGCGCGAGGAGGCTCTTGCCCTCCTCGACGACGACCGACGTCCCGGCGCGCTCCTGCTCGACGCGGAACGTCATGCGCAGGTGCGCCGGCAGCCGCTCGTCGTCCCACGCGTCGGCGGGGATCTCGACCCCGCGCAGAGCGCGCACGGCCGCCGCGACGTCGTCGTGCAGGGACGTCGCCATGTCCCCGGCACGGACGGTGTCCACCCACGACGGCAGGTTCGCGGACATCCACGCGACGATCTCGCGGGCGACGTCGGGCGCCGGCACGAGCTGCACGCGGACGGACTTCGGGAGCGACCGGATCAGCGCCGTGACGAGCTCGGCCTGCAGACCGGGCACCATCCGGTCGAAGCCCTCGGGCCGGACCCGGTTCAGGACGACCAGCGGGACGTGGACCGTCACACCGTCGGCGTCGGTCCCAGGCTGGAACTGGTAGCTGAGCGGCAGCTCGAGATCACCCTGCGGCCACAGCGACGGGAACTGCGACTCGTCGACCTCCTCGACCTCCTCCGGCAGGAGCAGGTCGAGGGTGAACGACAGCAGCGACGGGTCGCTGCGGCGTGCGGTCTTCCACCACGTGTCGAAGTGCCGGGCCGAGACGACGTCGGCCGGGATCCGCTCGTCGTAGAAGTCGAACAGCACCTCGTCGTCGACCACGAGGCCGCGTCGTCGGGCCTTGGCCTCGAGCCGCTCCGCCTCGGCGAGCAGCTCGAGGTTGTCGTGGAAGAACGCGTGGTGCGTCGTCCACTCGCCCTCGACCAGCGCGTGCCGGATGAACAGCTCCCGCGCGTGGGCCGGGCCGACCTTCGCGTACAGGACCCGCCGCTGCGTGACGATCGGCACGCCGTACAGCAGCACCTTCTCGTAGGCCATCGCGGCCCCCTGCTTGGTGGACCACGCCGGCTCCGAGTACGTGCGCTTGACCAGGTGCGACGCGAGCTCCTCGGCCCACTCCGGCTGGATCCGCGCGACGTCGCGCCCCCACAGCCGTGACGTCTCCACGAGCTCCCCCGCCATCACCCACGCCGGGGGCTTCCGGGCGAGACCGGACCCGGGGAAGATCGCGAACCTGGCACCCCGCGCGCCCAGGTACTCGTTGCGCGTCTGCCGCCTGGCCGCCCCCTTGGCGTCCGGCGCCGAACCGCCCCGCGCACCGACGCGCACCTCGGTGACCTCCTGCATGCCGATCTGCGAGAGGAGACCGGCGAGCAGGGACTGGTGGATGCGGTCGGAGTCCCACGACAGGCGGCGGTCCGGCTCGGCATCGGTGCCCCGCGGCCGCTTGCCACCGGGCGCCGCGGGCGACGTGCCGGTGCCGGCGGGCGTGCCGCGCGTCGTCGCGGAGGCGGCCGCCTGCTCGGCGGTGAACGCGGCGGCCCCCGGCGCCGAGCGACGGACCGTGCCCGACGCCGGCCCGCTCGACACGGTCGCGCGGGCCCCCGGGGGCGCACCGTGATCCCGAGCGGCTTGGCCATCTCGCGCAGCTGCGTGACGACGTCCTGCCACTCGCGCAACCGCAGGTAGTTGAGGAACTCCGCCCGGCACATCCGACGGAACGCGCTGCCGGAGAGCTCGCGCTGCTGCTCCTTCACGTACTCCCAGAGATTCAGGTAGCTCAGGAAGTCCGACGTCGGGTCGTTGAAGCGGGCATGGGCCTGGTCCGCCTGCGCGCGCTGCTCGGCCGGGCGTTCGCGCGGGTCCTGGATCGACAGCGCAGCCGCGATGATCATGACCTCGCGGGCGACGTCCCTCCGCCCGCCCTCGACGATCATCCGGCCCAACCGTGGATCCATCGGGAGCTGGGCGAGGGCACGGCCGACGTCGGTGAGCCTGCTGCGGCTGCCGTGGCGGGCGTCGTCGCGTTCGTCCGGGCCGCCGGTCTCTCCGCGGTGGCCCTCGGGTCTCGTCGAGCTGTCGGCGGGTGCTGCTCCGGTCGCCGTCGCGGGCTCGGTCGCCGTCGTGGGTCCGGTTGTCGTCGTGGCCGCTGCTGCGGAGGCGTCGGCCGTCGCGGGTTCGGAGGCCGCGGGCACGACCGTCGTGCTGGGCTCGTCGGCCGGAGAGGTCCCGAGCGCGCCGAGCTCGGTGAGCAGCTGCACCCCGTCGCGGATCGCGCGGGTGTCGGGTGGGTCGACGAACGGGAACCGGGCGACGTCACCCGGCGACGACGCCACCCCCCACCGCGACCATCTGCAGGATCACCGACGCGAGCGACGTCCGCAGGATCTCCGGCTCGGTGTACTCCGGTCGTGAGGCGAAGTCCGACTCGGAGTACAGGCGGATCGCGATGCCGTCGGCCACCCGCCCGCACCGACCGGACCGTTGGTTGGCGGAGGCCTGGGACACGGGTTCGATCGGGAGGCGCTGGACCTTGGTGGCCTTCGAGTAGCGCGAGATGCGCGCGGTCCCCGGGTCGATCACGTAGCGGATCCCCGGGACGGTGAGGGAGGTCTCGGCGACGTTGGTGGCCAGGACGACACGACGGGTCGCGTGCGGCTCGAACACCCGGTGCTGGTCGGCCGAGGACAGTCGCGCGTACAGCGGCAGGATCTCGACGGCATTCGCCGGCGCCGCCCGTCCTGCGCCTGCGACGCGGGGTCCGAGGTGTCCGACGAGCGCCTCTTCCGTGTCGCGGATGTCCCGCTCGCCGGCCAGGAAGACGAGGATGTCCCCCGGTCCTTCGGCGCACAGCTCGTCGACGGCCTCGCAGATGGCGGTGAGCACGTCCCGCTCCTCGCCGCGCCTCTCCCCACCCTTCGCTCGAGTGGAGCGATCTGCGACGACACGCCCGCGTGTCGGTCGCAGATCGCTCCACTCGGCGGGGGTGGTGGGGGTGGCGGAGGTGGGGTCGGGTGGTGGGGGGTCGGGGACCAGCGGGCGGTAGCGGATGTCGACCGGGAACGTCCGGCCGGTGACCTCGATGACGGGGGCGGGCGTGCCGTCGGGGTGCCCGGGGCTCGGTGGGGACGCGAAGTGCGCGGCGAACCGCTCGGAGTCG
It encodes:
- a CDS encoding methylenetetrahydrofolate reductase; protein product: MTAVDRPTVSFELFPPRNPDAAPKLWATIEALATARPDFVSVTYGASGATRYTTRALVRRLLRETSLNPIAHLTCVGVSRAEITQVVEEFLDEGVRSFLALRGDPPVGQPDWHPHPDGLHTASDLVSLLRKIESRRAAGSPSQKVRGAVRPLSVAVAAFPRGNAGAGSTRDQDIQALLDKQASGADFAITQVFFDAECYLDMVAAAREAGVTIPIIPGIIPTTDPARLLRVQELTGVEVPRDLLATLAAEDDPVARHRVGIRASVELVTRVLDGGAPGVHIYTFNTHQAALDLLEGAHLGGGAPTAPDVADAPRVQAPPSTSIPSRG
- a CDS encoding DNA-3-methyladenine glycosylase I, producing MPGAPSAPDAPGAAGTLPTGRCFGDGDPLYAAYHDHEWGRAVHGEHELFERMSLEAFQSGLAWITILRKRPAFREAFAGFDPRVVATFGDDDVARLLSDARIVRNRAKVAATIANARALVALWDSGRTLDELFWSFAPAGPRARPVTWANVPAKTTESAALARALKVAGFQFVGPTTAYAAMQACGLVDDHLVGCPAATP
- a CDS encoding helicase-related protein — translated: MTYPEQLPVSARREDIAAAIRDHQVVIVAGETGSGKTTQIPKIALDLGRGRDGQIGHTQPRRIAARTVAERIAEELGTTLGETVGYQVRFTDTSGENTLVKVMTDGILLAQIQRDPMLLAYDTLIIDEAHERSLNIDFILGYLTQLLPRRPDLKVVITSATIDSERFAAHFASPPSPGHPDGTPAPVIEVTGRTFPVDIRYRPLVPDPPPPDPTSATPTTPAEWSDLRPTRGRVVADRSTRAKGGERRGEERDVLTAICEAVDELCAEGPGDILVFLAGERDIRDTEEALVGHLGPRVAGAGRAAPANAVEILPLYARLSSADQHRVFEPHATRRVVLATNVAETSLTVPGIRYVIDPGTARISRYSKATKVQRLPIEPVSQASANQRSGRCGRVADGIAIRLYSESDFASRPEYTEPEILRTSLASVILQMVAVGGGVVAG